The proteins below come from a single Brevundimonas sp. LM2 genomic window:
- the rplT gene encoding 50S ribosomal protein L20: MARVKRGVVSHARHKKVLEQAKGFSGRRKNTIRTAKAAVDRAGQYAYRDRRINKRNFRALWIQRINAAARQEGFTYSQFMHGLSKAGIELDRKVLAAIAMEGVGFADIAAKVRDALKTA; encoded by the coding sequence ATGGCTCGCGTCAAACGGGGCGTAGTATCCCACGCCCGGCACAAGAAGGTTCTCGAACAGGCCAAGGGCTTTTCGGGTCGCCGCAAGAACACCATCCGCACGGCCAAGGCCGCCGTGGACCGCGCCGGGCAATACGCCTATCGCGACCGCCGCATCAACAAGCGCAACTTCCGCGCCCTGTGGATCCAGCGCATCAACGCCGCCGCCCGTCAGGAAGGCTTCACCTACTCGCAGTTCATGCACGGCCTGTCCAAGGCCGGAATCGAACTAGACCGCAAGGTCCTGGCCGCGATCGCCATGGAAGGCGTGGGCTTCGCCGACATCGCCGCCAAGGTCCGCGACGCGCTGAAGACCGCCTGA
- a CDS encoding phosphotransferase family protein, protein MTQTDTTAPATPEDAQATFSGTREVDPRYRLDTATLDRWMTDHVDGYAGPLTIRQFKGGQSNPTYELVTPTAAYVLRRKPPGALLQSAHAVDREFTVISALHAQGYPVARPFALCSDEAVIGSMFYVMARVEGRVLWDLKLPGMEPSERRAIYEAQVDALAALHRFEPEAIGLADYGRPGNYFERQTARWTKQYRASETHPIADMDRLIAFLPQDLPSQGPTRVVHGDFRLDNLILAPETAEVRAVLDWELSTLGDPLADLSYLLIGWAIPASLRNGLAGADLKALGIPSVEETVARYAARSGTPAPTNLDWLFAYNLFRLAAICQGIGGRVRDGTAASPQARAMAAQVEPLAAAAWSFAQKAGG, encoded by the coding sequence ATGACCCAGACCGACACCACCGCCCCGGCCACGCCCGAAGACGCCCAGGCCACCTTCTCCGGCACCCGCGAGGTCGATCCTCGCTACCGGCTCGACACGGCCACCCTGGACCGCTGGATGACCGACCACGTCGACGGCTACGCCGGTCCGCTGACGATCCGCCAGTTCAAGGGCGGCCAGTCCAACCCGACCTATGAGCTGGTCACCCCGACGGCCGCCTATGTCCTGCGCCGCAAGCCGCCGGGCGCGCTGCTGCAGAGCGCCCACGCGGTGGACCGCGAGTTCACCGTCATTTCGGCCCTTCACGCGCAAGGCTATCCCGTCGCCCGGCCGTTCGCCCTGTGCAGCGACGAGGCCGTCATCGGCTCGATGTTCTACGTCATGGCCCGGGTCGAGGGGCGCGTGCTGTGGGACCTGAAACTGCCGGGGATGGAGCCGTCCGAGCGGCGGGCCATCTATGAGGCCCAGGTCGACGCCCTGGCCGCCCTGCACCGGTTCGAGCCCGAGGCCATCGGCCTGGCCGACTATGGCCGCCCGGGCAACTATTTCGAGCGCCAGACCGCGCGCTGGACCAAACAGTACCGGGCGTCGGAAACCCATCCGATCGCCGACATGGACCGGCTGATCGCCTTCCTGCCCCAGGACCTGCCGTCCCAGGGGCCGACGCGGGTCGTCCACGGCGACTTCCGGCTCGACAACCTCATCCTGGCTCCAGAGACGGCCGAAGTGCGGGCCGTGCTGGACTGGGAGCTGTCGACCCTGGGCGATCCCCTGGCCGACCTGTCCTATCTGCTGATCGGCTGGGCCATTCCGGCGTCCTTGCGCAACGGCCTGGCCGGGGCGGATCTGAAGGCCCTGGGCATCCCCTCGGTCGAGGAGACCGTCGCCCGCTATGCCGCCCGGTCCGGCACGCCGGCGCCGACCAATCTGGACTGGCTGTTCGCCTACAACCTGTTCCGGCTGGCGGCCATCTGTCAGGGGATCGGCGGCCGGGTCCGCGACGGCACCGCCGCCTCGCCCCAGGCCCGCGCCATGGCGGCCCAGGTCGAACCCCTGGCCGCCGCCGCCTGGAGCTTCGCCCAGAAGGCCGGCGGATAA
- the glpK gene encoding glycerol kinase GlpK, giving the protein MTTCILAIDQGTTSTRAIAFELREDGGLHPLAVSQIELAQHFPQSGWVEHDAAEIWAATLQTCREVIRKAGGIGRFSAIGITNQRETAVIWDAVTGDPLHRAIVWQDRRTADVTARLVAEGHETTVQAATGLILDPYFTATKFAWLLDSVPGARNRAERGEVLLGTIDAWLVWNLTGGAGHVTDATNASRTSLMDLRTLTWRDDLCALFQVPRAALPRIAGCAEPRGDSDPALFGCALPLTGSAGDQQAALVGHGALRAGDAKITYGTGAFLVANVGDAPVASSSRLLATLGYAVGGTAAYALEGSIFSAGSAIQWLRDGVGMITDSRQSEALAQTLPDNGGVYLVPGFTGLGAPWWEPEARGAVLGLTRDTTPAHFVRAALEALAYQTRDLLDALERDGAPPLKLLRVDGGVTANAFAMQFVADVCGVPVERPAFQEMTALGAARLAALGAGLIDSLEPHNDESAAVWHPRMAETERDRLLQGWRRAVRAAIIAAA; this is encoded by the coding sequence ATGACGACCTGTATCCTCGCCATCGACCAGGGCACGACCTCGACCCGCGCCATCGCCTTCGAGCTGCGCGAGGACGGCGGGCTGCACCCGCTGGCGGTCAGCCAGATCGAACTGGCCCAGCATTTTCCCCAGTCGGGCTGGGTCGAGCATGACGCGGCCGAGATCTGGGCCGCGACGCTGCAGACCTGCCGCGAGGTGATCCGCAAGGCGGGCGGGATCGGGCGGTTCTCTGCCATCGGCATCACCAACCAGCGCGAGACGGCCGTGATCTGGGACGCCGTCACCGGCGACCCCCTGCACCGCGCCATCGTCTGGCAGGACCGCCGCACCGCCGACGTCACCGCCCGGCTGGTGGCCGAGGGGCATGAGACGACGGTCCAGGCGGCCACCGGCCTGATCCTCGACCCCTATTTCACCGCCACCAAGTTCGCCTGGCTGCTGGACTCGGTGCCGGGCGCAAGAAATCGGGCCGAGCGGGGCGAGGTCCTGCTGGGCACGATCGACGCCTGGCTGGTGTGGAATCTGACCGGCGGCGCGGGCCACGTCACCGATGCGACCAACGCCAGCCGCACGTCGCTGATGGACCTGCGGACCCTGACCTGGCGCGACGACCTGTGCGCCCTGTTTCAGGTCCCGCGCGCCGCCCTGCCCCGCATCGCCGGCTGTGCCGAGCCCCGGGGCGATAGCGACCCCGCCCTGTTCGGGTGTGCCCTGCCGCTCACCGGCTCGGCGGGCGACCAGCAGGCGGCCCTGGTCGGCCACGGGGCGCTGCGGGCCGGCGACGCCAAGATCACCTACGGCACCGGGGCCTTCCTGGTCGCCAATGTCGGGGACGCGCCGGTGGCCTCCTCCAGCCGGCTGCTGGCCACCCTCGGCTATGCGGTCGGCGGGACGGCGGCCTATGCGCTGGAGGGATCGATCTTCTCAGCGGGCTCGGCGATCCAGTGGCTGAGGGACGGGGTCGGGATGATCACCGACAGCCGCCAGTCCGAGGCCCTGGCCCAGACCCTGCCGGACAACGGCGGCGTCTATCTGGTCCCGGGCTTCACCGGCCTGGGGGCGCCCTGGTGGGAGCCGGAGGCGCGCGGCGCGGTCCTCGGCCTGACCCGCGACACCACCCCCGCCCATTTCGTCCGCGCCGCCCTGGAGGCCCTGGCCTATCAGACCCGCGACCTGCTCGACGCCCTGGAACGCGACGGCGCGCCGCCCCTGAAGCTTCTGAGAGTCGACGGCGGCGTCACGGCCAATGCCTTCGCCATGCAGTTCGTGGCCGACGTCTGCGGCGTGCCGGTCGAACGCCCGGCCTTCCAGGAGATGACCGCCCTCGGGGCCGCGCGGCTGGCGGCCCTGGGCGCGGGTCTCATCGACAGTCTTGAGCCGCACAACGACGAGTCCGCCGCGGTCTGGCACCCCCGCATGGCCGAGACGGAGCGCGACCGGCTGCTGCAGGGCTGGCGTCGCGCGGTTCGGGCCGCCATCATCGCCGCCGCATGA
- a CDS encoding threonine/serine dehydratase, with protein MSDRTASYEGVLDAARQIAPAAVRTPLIESPALNARVGGRVLLKAETLQVSGAFKFRGAYNRISRLSAAERASGVVAYSSGNHAQGVAAAARMMGARALIVMPSDSPAIKIEGVKALGGEVRLYDRWTESREEIGAEVARERGSVLVPPFDDPYVIEGQGTTALELLDQADGPIDQLICCCSGGGLMAGINLVLEARSPQTKSWAVEPEAYDDTARSLAAGERTGHPAGPPSICDALQTPMPGVLTFPINRRILSGALSISDNEAAGAVAYAFRVLKLVVEPGGAAALAAVLADKIETRDRTTAVILSGGNIDPGLFAEIIEGRFEAAPRQGAAA; from the coding sequence ATGTCCGACCGCACCGCGTCCTATGAAGGCGTCCTCGACGCCGCCCGCCAGATCGCCCCGGCGGCGGTCCGCACGCCCCTGATCGAGAGCCCGGCGCTGAACGCGCGCGTGGGCGGCCGCGTGCTGCTGAAGGCCGAGACACTGCAGGTCTCGGGAGCCTTCAAGTTCCGTGGCGCCTACAACCGCATCAGCCGGCTGAGCGCGGCAGAACGGGCCTCGGGCGTCGTCGCCTACTCGTCCGGCAACCATGCCCAGGGCGTGGCGGCGGCGGCGCGGATGATGGGGGCCCGCGCGCTCATCGTCATGCCGTCCGACAGCCCGGCCATCAAGATCGAGGGGGTCAAGGCCCTCGGCGGCGAGGTGCGGCTGTACGATCGCTGGACCGAGAGCCGCGAAGAGATCGGGGCCGAGGTCGCCCGCGAGCGCGGTTCGGTGCTGGTGCCCCCGTTCGACGACCCCTACGTCATCGAGGGCCAGGGCACGACGGCGCTGGAACTGCTGGACCAGGCCGACGGCCCGATCGACCAGCTGATCTGCTGCTGCTCCGGCGGCGGTCTGATGGCGGGGATCAATCTGGTGCTGGAGGCGCGCAGCCCGCAGACGAAAAGCTGGGCCGTCGAGCCCGAGGCCTATGACGACACCGCCCGCTCGCTGGCGGCGGGGGAACGGACCGGGCACCCGGCCGGCCCGCCCTCGATCTGCGACGCCCTGCAGACGCCGATGCCGGGGGTGCTGACCTTCCCGATCAACCGGCGCATTCTGTCCGGGGCTCTTTCGATCAGCGACAATGAGGCGGCCGGGGCGGTCGCCTATGCTTTCCGCGTCCTGAAACTGGTGGTCGAGCCGGGCGGGGCCGCGGCCCTGGCCGCCGTCCTGGCCGACAAGATCGAGACCCGGGATCGCACCACGGCGGTCATCCTGTCCGGGGGCAATATCGATCCGGGCCTGTTCGCCGAGATCATCGAGGGCCGCTTCGAGGCGGCGCCTCGGCAGGGCGCGGCCGCATGA
- a CDS encoding MaoC family dehydratase translates to MTRPADLRGLIGTEVGVSRWITVDQARIDAFAETTEDRQFIHIDPEAAASTPFGGTIAHGFLTLSLASAMSYDAVAPLEGVVMGVNYGFDRLRFLAPVPAGSNIRGRFKLLGVEDKGGGRWLLKHELTVEIEGSDKPALIAEWLGMQFTRP, encoded by the coding sequence ATGACCCGTCCCGCCGATCTGCGCGGCCTGATCGGCACGGAGGTCGGGGTCTCGCGCTGGATCACCGTCGACCAGGCGCGGATCGACGCCTTCGCCGAGACGACCGAGGACCGCCAGTTCATCCACATCGATCCCGAAGCCGCCGCGTCGACCCCGTTCGGCGGCACTATCGCCCATGGATTCCTGACGCTCAGCCTGGCCTCGGCGATGAGCTACGACGCCGTCGCCCCGCTGGAGGGGGTGGTGATGGGCGTCAACTACGGCTTCGATCGGCTGCGTTTCCTCGCCCCCGTCCCGGCCGGATCGAACATCCGCGGACGGTTCAAACTGCTCGGCGTCGAAGACAAGGGCGGGGGGCGTTGGCTGCTGAAGCACGAGCTGACGGTCGAGATCGAGGGATCGGACAAGCCCGCCCTGATCGCCGAATGGCTGGGCATGCAGTTCACGCGACCTTGA
- a CDS encoding MHYT domain-containing protein — protein MQHHHGASFLILAYVVAAFAAWTALDLFQRIRGREGRDRAPWLAAAAVAMGGGIWSMHFIAMLGFDPGAPVHYDPTLTLASFLLAIAGTAVAFSAASRPELGAGRTPLAGTVMGLSIAGMHYVGMVAMETTATVGWHGGLVALSVLIAIGASMAALGVARRETSIVWRSAAAAILGLAVVGMHYVGMAALELQPVAHAMTEQGASPLVIAISVAAVTAVILCLALAASMADERASLVSVLAAAGVGYWEVNLKDRSFVISPRARELIAHPTGRPDGDVMKPSWLEDERHIAARAAALEAAIAGEADYDVEYPIVGTGRWVQSRGSLVRSRSGRPLKLAGVVSDVTDRRRAFEALETSERRQKLLINELNHRVKNTLATIQSIAALTARRSGSVQEFSTLFEARLMALSDTHNLLTASGWEQATLTDLLAKEFRPYAPEQVRLTGPDILFAAPQALAMGMVVHELATNAAKHGALSQPEGCVSVSWSEPDPDGRIALDWGETGGPAVAPPSRKGFGSRLIATSLKGDLNGTADLDYAPDGFRARMLLQPATGRRTDRAVDDVQAAAS, from the coding sequence TTGCAGCACCATCACGGCGCGTCCTTCCTGATCCTGGCCTATGTGGTCGCGGCGTTCGCGGCCTGGACCGCGCTTGATCTGTTCCAGCGGATCCGGGGTCGGGAGGGGCGGGACCGCGCCCCCTGGCTGGCCGCCGCCGCCGTGGCCATGGGGGGCGGCATCTGGTCGATGCATTTCATCGCCATGCTGGGCTTCGATCCCGGCGCCCCGGTCCACTACGACCCCACGCTGACCCTTGCGTCCTTCCTGCTGGCGATCGCGGGCACCGCCGTCGCCTTCTCCGCCGCGTCGCGGCCGGAGCTGGGCGCGGGTCGTACCCCCCTGGCCGGGACGGTCATGGGGCTGTCGATCGCCGGGATGCACTACGTCGGCATGGTGGCGATGGAGACGACCGCGACGGTGGGATGGCACGGCGGCCTCGTGGCCCTGTCCGTGTTGATCGCCATCGGCGCTTCCATGGCCGCCCTGGGGGTCGCGCGGCGCGAGACCTCCATCGTCTGGCGGTCGGCCGCGGCCGCGATCCTGGGGCTGGCGGTCGTCGGAATGCATTATGTCGGGATGGCGGCGCTGGAGCTGCAGCCCGTGGCCCACGCCATGACCGAGCAGGGGGCCTCGCCTCTGGTCATCGCCATCAGCGTCGCGGCCGTCACCGCCGTGATCCTGTGCCTCGCCCTGGCCGCCTCCATGGCCGATGAGCGGGCCAGTCTGGTCTCCGTGTTGGCGGCGGCGGGGGTCGGCTACTGGGAGGTCAATCTGAAGGATCGTTCCTTCGTGATCTCGCCCCGGGCGCGGGAGTTGATCGCCCATCCGACGGGGCGGCCCGACGGCGATGTGATGAAGCCGTCCTGGCTCGAGGACGAACGCCACATCGCGGCGCGGGCGGCCGCCCTGGAGGCCGCGATCGCGGGCGAGGCCGACTATGATGTCGAATATCCGATCGTCGGCACGGGCCGCTGGGTCCAGTCGCGCGGCAGCCTGGTCCGGTCGCGCTCCGGTCGGCCGCTGAAACTGGCGGGCGTGGTCAGCGACGTCACCGATCGCCGGCGCGCCTTCGAGGCCCTGGAAACCAGCGAGCGGCGGCAGAAGCTGCTGATCAACGAGCTGAACCACCGGGTCAAGAACACCCTGGCCACGATCCAGTCGATCGCCGCTTTGACGGCCCGCCGCTCTGGTTCGGTCCAGGAGTTCTCGACCCTGTTCGAGGCGCGGCTGATGGCCCTGTCCGACACCCACAACCTGCTGACCGCCTCGGGCTGGGAACAGGCGACGCTGACCGATCTTCTGGCCAAGGAGTTCCGGCCCTATGCGCCCGAGCAGGTGCGGCTGACCGGGCCGGACATCCTGTTCGCGGCACCCCAGGCTCTGGCCATGGGGATGGTTGTGCACGAACTGGCCACCAATGCGGCCAAACACGGGGCCCTCAGCCAGCCGGAAGGCTGCGTGTCCGTGTCCTGGTCCGAGCCGGACCCCGACGGTCGGATCGCGCTGGACTGGGGCGAGACGGGCGGCCCGGCCGTGGCGCCGCCCAGCCGCAAGGGCTTCGGCTCGCGCCTGATCGCCACCAGCCTGAAGGGCGACCTGAACGGGACGGCCGATCTGGACTATGCCCCGGACGGTTTCCGCGCCCGCATGTTGCTGCAGCCGGCCACCGGCCGGCGGACCGACCGGGCCGTGGACGACGTCCAGGCCGCGGCGTCCTAG
- a CDS encoding Gfo/Idh/MocA family protein, giving the protein MPNHPAPLKVGVAGVGVMGRNHARVLSDIRDFALTTIFDMDGLTAEGVAGLYDATAVTTAQAFVDAGLDAAVVSTPNRTHADLTVALLEKGVHVLVEKPIAATVADARRMIDAAKANDRVLMVGQVERFNPAVEAVKRAIADEQVISIQITRVGPFPPRMGEVGVVIDLAVHDIDIIRHLTGSEVAEVQPQLARTRAEREDTALLQFRMDNGVIAHITTNWVTPYKVRTLQVATQGKFVVADLITRQVTEYFGQQPDGSYQTRAVNSWPNEPLKKELESFAHAIRTGEAPAVTGEDGLRNLEVALRCLGEA; this is encoded by the coding sequence ATGCCGAACCATCCCGCTCCCCTGAAGGTCGGCGTCGCCGGCGTCGGTGTCATGGGCCGCAACCACGCCCGCGTCCTGTCCGATATCCGCGACTTCGCCCTGACCACCATCTTCGACATGGACGGGCTGACGGCCGAGGGGGTGGCTGGCCTCTATGACGCCACGGCGGTGACGACGGCCCAGGCCTTCGTCGATGCGGGGCTGGACGCGGCCGTGGTCTCGACGCCGAACCGCACCCACGCGGACCTGACCGTCGCCCTGCTTGAGAAGGGCGTCCACGTCCTGGTCGAGAAGCCGATCGCGGCGACCGTGGCCGACGCCCGGCGCATGATCGACGCGGCCAAGGCCAACGACCGGGTGCTGATGGTCGGCCAGGTCGAGCGGTTCAATCCGGCGGTCGAGGCGGTCAAGCGCGCCATCGCGGACGAACAGGTCATCTCCATCCAGATCACCCGCGTGGGTCCCTTCCCGCCGCGCATGGGCGAGGTCGGTGTGGTGATCGATCTGGCCGTGCACGACATCGACATCATCCGTCACCTGACGGGCTCGGAAGTCGCCGAGGTCCAGCCCCAGCTGGCGCGGACCCGCGCCGAGCGCGAGGACACGGCCCTGCTGCAGTTCCGCATGGACAACGGGGTGATCGCCCATATCACGACCAACTGGGTCACCCCCTACAAGGTCCGCACCCTGCAGGTCGCCACCCAGGGCAAGTTCGTCGTCGCCGATCTGATCACCCGCCAGGTCACCGAATATTTCGGCCAGCAGCCGGACGGCAGCTACCAGACCCGCGCCGTCAACTCCTGGCCCAACGAACCGCTGAAGAAGGAGCTGGAAAGCTTCGCCCACGCCATCCGCACCGGCGAGGCCCCGGCCGTCACCGGCGAGGACGGGCTGCGGAACCTCGAGGTCGCCCTCAGGTGTCTCGGCGAGGCCTAG
- a CDS encoding DegT/DnrJ/EryC1/StrS aminotransferase family protein: MSIAFIDLQAQRRRLDGKIEAALMAAVESGAYVMGPPVRAFETALAAFGQAKHALGCANGTEALALPLMAWGIRPGDAVFVPSFTFCATAEVVPWLGATPVFIDIDPRTYNMDPAHLEAAIEATLAEGRLRPRVVIAVDLFGQPADYPALKAICDRHGLKLIADSAQGFGCTIDGDHPLKWADVTTTSFFPAKPLGCYGDGGAVLTDDDDLAQEIDSYRVHGKAVAKDLVGRSFDHDPKYLNMRVGMNSRLDTVQAAVLIEKLNVFPQEIEWRMRIAARYNEMLASHVTSVPHLPTGNVSNWAQYTIEHPDRGGLAAHLKDQGVPSAVYYPIPLHLQPAYDHHPRGPQGLPVTEAKKEVVISLPMHADLDEATQDRIVAAVASYKA; the protein is encoded by the coding sequence ATGAGCATCGCCTTCATCGACCTGCAGGCCCAGCGTCGCCGTCTGGACGGCAAGATCGAGGCCGCCCTGATGGCCGCCGTCGAGAGCGGGGCCTATGTCATGGGCCCGCCGGTGCGCGCGTTCGAGACGGCCCTGGCCGCCTTCGGTCAGGCGAAACACGCCCTGGGCTGCGCCAACGGCACCGAGGCCCTGGCCCTGCCCCTGATGGCCTGGGGCATCCGGCCCGGCGACGCGGTGTTCGTGCCCAGCTTCACCTTCTGCGCCACCGCCGAGGTCGTGCCGTGGCTGGGCGCGACGCCCGTCTTCATCGACATCGATCCCAGGACCTACAACATGGACCCGGCCCATCTGGAGGCGGCGATCGAAGCGACGCTGGCCGAGGGCCGGCTTCGCCCCCGGGTCGTCATCGCCGTGGACCTGTTCGGCCAGCCCGCCGACTATCCGGCCCTCAAGGCGATCTGCGACAGGCACGGGCTGAAGCTGATCGCGGACTCGGCGCAAGGCTTCGGCTGCACCATCGACGGCGACCATCCGCTGAAATGGGCCGATGTGACCACCACCAGCTTCTTTCCGGCCAAGCCGCTGGGCTGCTACGGCGACGGCGGGGCGGTGCTGACCGACGACGACGACCTGGCCCAGGAGATCGACAGCTACCGCGTGCACGGCAAGGCGGTGGCCAAGGACCTGGTCGGGCGCAGCTTCGACCACGACCCCAAATATCTGAACATGCGGGTCGGCATGAACTCGCGGCTGGACACGGTCCAGGCGGCGGTCCTGATCGAGAAGCTGAACGTCTTCCCCCAGGAGATCGAATGGCGCATGCGCATCGCCGCCCGCTACAATGAGATGCTGGCCTCGCACGTCACCAGCGTGCCCCATCTGCCTACCGGCAACGTCTCCAACTGGGCCCAGTACACGATCGAGCATCCGGACCGCGGCGGTCTGGCGGCCCATCTGAAGGACCAGGGCGTGCCCTCGGCCGTCTACTATCCGATCCCCCTGCACCTGCAGCCGGCCTATGACCACCACCCCCGCGGACCGCAGGGCCTGCCGGTAACGGAGGCCAAGAAGGAGGTCGTCATCAGCCTGCCCATGCACGCCGATCTGGACGAGGCGACCCAGGACCGGATCGTCGCCGCCGTCGCCAGCTACAAGGCCTAG
- a CDS encoding HAD-IIIA family hydrolase, whose protein sequence is MTALPTAVPAVFLDRDGVLIEDSGYPHREADLVLLPGATEAVRRLNSLGYTAVIVTNQSGVARGLFTEDQMHAFNALLVRRFAARGARIAAVYACPFHDEAEDPRWFHPDHPDRKPNPGMILRAIAEHHIDPARSFLIGDKASDLEAAKRAGMPGFLFEGGNLDHFVRELLGG, encoded by the coding sequence TTGACCGCCTTGCCGACCGCCGTTCCCGCCGTCTTCCTCGATCGCGACGGCGTCCTGATCGAGGACAGCGGTTATCCGCATCGCGAGGCCGATCTGGTGCTGCTTCCCGGGGCCACCGAGGCGGTGCGGCGGCTGAACAGCCTGGGCTATACGGCCGTGATCGTGACCAACCAGTCGGGCGTGGCGCGCGGGCTGTTCACCGAAGACCAGATGCATGCCTTCAACGCCCTGCTGGTGCGTCGCTTCGCCGCCAGGGGCGCGCGCATCGCCGCGGTCTATGCCTGCCCGTTCCACGACGAGGCCGAGGATCCGCGCTGGTTCCATCCCGACCATCCGGACCGCAAGCCCAATCCGGGCATGATCCTGCGCGCGATCGCCGAGCACCATATCGACCCCGCCCGGTCCTTCCTGATCGGCGACAAGGCCAGCGACCTGGAGGCGGCGAAACGGGCCGGGATGCCGGGCTTCCTGTTCGAGGGCGGCAATCTGGATCATTTCGTGCGCGAACTGCTCGGCGGCTGA
- a CDS encoding alpha/beta fold hydrolase, whose translation MAEPHLFSERRWTAADGLTLFARDYPGADGAARLPVIALHGLTRNSADFDTLAPLIARGGRRVLALDVRGRGRSDRAADPMTYQPPVYARDVLGLMEVAGIDRAVFLGTSMGGLITMAVAAMKSRVVAAAILNDIGPQVSPEGLARIAAYSGQPVETPTWAAAAAHVRRINGVAFPHYTDADWDAFARRTFREGAEGAPVLDYDPDIAVPIRAAGPKALVPNLWPHFRKLARQRPTLLIRGATSDLLGADIADRMRKAAPDMRYAEITGVGHAPMLDEAEARAAIFEFLRDVP comes from the coding sequence GTGGCCGAACCCCATCTGTTTTCGGAACGCCGCTGGACCGCCGCCGACGGGCTGACCCTGTTCGCACGGGACTATCCCGGCGCGGACGGGGCGGCGCGATTGCCGGTCATCGCCCTGCATGGGCTGACCCGCAACAGCGCCGATTTCGACACCCTCGCCCCCCTGATCGCCCGGGGCGGTCGCCGGGTGCTGGCCCTGGACGTGCGCGGGCGGGGCCGATCCGACCGCGCCGCCGATCCGATGACCTATCAGCCCCCGGTCTATGCCCGGGACGTGCTGGGCCTGATGGAGGTCGCCGGAATCGACCGGGCCGTCTTCCTGGGCACCTCGATGGGCGGCCTGATCACCATGGCGGTCGCGGCGATGAAGAGCCGGGTGGTCGCCGCCGCCATCCTGAACGACATCGGCCCCCAGGTGTCGCCGGAAGGCCTGGCCCGCATCGCCGCCTATTCCGGCCAGCCGGTGGAGACCCCGACCTGGGCCGCCGCCGCCGCCCATGTCCGGCGGATCAATGGCGTCGCCTTTCCCCACTATACGGACGCCGACTGGGACGCGTTCGCGCGCCGGACGTTCCGCGAGGGGGCGGAGGGGGCGCCGGTCCTGGACTACGATCCCGACATCGCCGTGCCGATCCGGGCGGCGGGCCCCAAGGCCCTGGTCCCCAATCTGTGGCCGCATTTCCGCAAGCTGGCGCGGCAGCGGCCGACCCTGCTGATCCGGGGCGCGACCTCCGACCTGCTGGGGGCGGACATCGCCGACCGGATGCGCAAGGCCGCGCCCGATATGCGCTATGCCGAGATCACCGGCGTCGGCCACGCCCCGATGCTGGATGAGGCCGAGGCCCGCGCGGCGATCTTCGAGTTCCTGCGGGACGTGCCCTAG
- a CDS encoding alkylphosphonate utilization protein, with amino-acid sequence MTDAPTKDSNGNILADGDSVTLIKDLKVKGSGGVTLKRGTLVKSIRLTDDTDEIEANVDKVRGLVLRTEFVRKA; translated from the coding sequence ATGACCGATGCACCGACCAAAGACTCCAACGGCAATATCCTGGCCGACGGCGACAGCGTGACCCTGATCAAGGACCTGAAGGTCAAGGGCTCCGGAGGCGTGACGCTGAAGCGCGGCACTCTGGTCAAGAGCATCCGCCTGACCGACGACACCGACGAGATCGAGGCCAATGTCGACAAGGTGCGCGGCCTGGTCCTGCGCACTGAGTTCGTTCGAAAAGCCTAG
- a CDS encoding 1-acyl-sn-glycerol-3-phosphate acyltransferase — translation MITLRSLVFVAWLYLSLVLFAVVLSPALLLPHRHALWVARSWARCVLFGLRWITGIKVEFRGLEHRPSGRALLACKHQAMLDTIVPFVVLEDPCIITKKELMGVPFFGWFASKTKMISVDRSAGSAALRDMVKQSRARSAEGRQIWIFPEGTRAAINTVPDYKPGVMAMYRDLELPCTPVATNAGAHWPAHGLRRYPGTIVYEFLPPIEANLKRQDFMAELERRIETASTALLPVG, via the coding sequence TTGATCACCCTGCGTTCCCTGGTCTTCGTCGCCTGGCTGTACCTGTCGCTGGTTCTGTTCGCGGTGGTCCTGTCGCCGGCGCTGCTGCTGCCCCATCGCCATGCCCTGTGGGTGGCCCGGAGCTGGGCCCGGTGCGTGCTGTTCGGCCTGCGCTGGATCACCGGCATCAAGGTCGAGTTCCGGGGCCTGGAGCATCGCCCGAGCGGCCGGGCCCTGCTGGCGTGCAAGCATCAGGCGATGCTGGACACCATCGTCCCGTTCGTGGTGCTGGAGGACCCCTGCATCATCACCAAGAAGGAGCTGATGGGGGTGCCCTTCTTCGGCTGGTTCGCCTCGAAGACGAAGATGATCTCGGTGGACCGCTCCGCCGGCTCCGCGGCCCTGCGCGACATGGTCAAACAGTCGCGGGCGCGCTCGGCCGAGGGCCGCCAGATCTGGATTTTCCCCGAGGGAACGCGGGCGGCGATCAACACCGTGCCCGACTACAAGCCCGGCGTGATGGCCATGTACCGCGACCTGGAGCTGCCGTGCACGCCGGTCGCGACCAATGCCGGGGCCCACTGGCCGGCACACGGCCTCCGTCGGTATCCCGGCACGATCGTCTATGAGTTCCTGCCGCCGATCGAGGCGAACCTGAAACGGCAGGACTTCATGGCCGAGCTGGAACGCCGTATCGAGACGGCCTCGACGGCCCTGCTGCCGGTCGGCTAA